CAGGGCGGCGGAAGCGGCGGCGGACAAGATCCAGAAGAAGAGGAACCGCAACCTCCCGATGCGGCGCACGACCGGTGCGCCGAAGGCCATCAGCCAGAAAGCGTTGAAGACGATATGCTGAGTGCTGCCGTGCAGCAGCGAATAGGTCACGGGCGTCCAGAACAGCTCCAGCCCCTGCTGCGACAACGGAGCCACGTAGCGGTGGGGACTAAAGCCAAAGGTGATAAGCAACCAGCTCACCGCATCGTCCGGGAGAACGAGCGCCTGCACCGCATAGATGAAGATGAGCAGGCAAAGGCTGAAGAGCAGCGCCGGCGGAAGGTTGAAGATCGGCACGCGCGGGGGCCGTGCCGGCGGCTGGACCTCGGAAGGTTCGGGCGCCTTGTGCGGCTCGCCCGTCTGCTCGTTCATCTTTATCGCCTCGTTGAGGCTTCAGCCATACAGGAGCGCCTGCCAAAAAAAAAGCCGCCCGTAGTGCCGGACGGCGTAACCCGAATCCTGGAAAGACCCTGGACCGGCAGATGTGCTGAACTCCGAAAGTCGGAGCGATGGCTGGACATTGTCACGATAGAGGCCGCTCCTCAACCGAAACCCTTTCTTAACCTTAACGGCCGGGATTTGGCATGAAATCCGCAAGGTAGAAGTTGTCCGGGCAATGAGTGCCCGAAAATGCTCCGGAATGGGACAGGTTGGTGTGAAATGCGTGTGCAAACGACCATCGAAATTTTTGACTATTGGAACCGTATCCGCGGCGCAGCCGATGCGCCGCTGAAATCACAGGTCGAACCCTCTGCCGTTCCCCATCTTCTGCAGAGTCTCTTTATCCTTGAGACGCGCCACGGCGGAGACATCGTTTTCCGGCTCGCCGGCACCCGCATCTGCGATTTCTTCGGGCGCGACCTGCGCGGCGAACGTTTTTCCTCGCTTTGGGCGCATGGCCAGCATGCGGATGTCGAACGCACGGCAATGGGCGTCATGGACCATACCCTGCCGGCCCTGTTCAACGCCACCGGCTACAGCACCGTCGGTCATCAGGTCTCCTTCGAGATCATCATGATGCCGCTGCGCTCGGCGGACGGCGCCTGCGACCGGCTGCTCGGCGCAATCGCACCGAAGGCGGCTGCGAGCTGGCTGGAGATCGTGCCGCTGGAATTCCTGGCGCTCGACCGGAGCCGTCTGTTGCCCGAAAAATCCAGCAAGGCCGCGCCGGCCGAACTGCGCTCGATCAACGACGTCGTCGCAGCAAAAGGCATCGGATTTGGCCAGGCCATGCGCCGCATGGTGTCACAGCTCCTGAGTGCCGAGGCGCGTTGAGTCTCGTTTCAGGACAAGGCGCGCACTCGTTTTCGGCTATGCCACAATAAGGCGAAACAACCTTCTGTTAATGGATTGGAGGTAAGGATTAATCTCTCCAGTTTTCATGAAGAAGCCCTTTGATGCACTCGTTCCAGCCAGCTCAGACGCAACGACCTGCGCCGCGCCCTGAACAAGGCGTTTTCCAGCGTGTGCCGATCAATATGCAGGGCCGGCTGATGCTCGCAAATTACGAGGAGTTCGAATGCATGGTGATCGACATGTCGCCCGGCGATATGTACGTCACCTGCTCCGGCCGGCCGCGCGCCAACGAACGCGTCGTCGCCTATATCGACCATCTCGGGCGCGTCGAAGGTTACGTCCAGACGCTCGACAGCCGCGGCTTCACCATGTCAATCAATGCCACCGAGCGCAAACGCGAGAAGCTCGCCGCCCAGCTCACCTGGCTTGCCAACAAGCACGAGCTCGGCCTGCCGGAAGATCGTCGCCACGACCGCTTGACGCCGCGTGATACGAAGACCGAACTCACGCTCGAGGATGGCACGCGCTATACCTGCCGCATCATGGACCTGTCACTGTCGGGCGCCGCCATCGATGTCGAAATGCGTCCCTCGATTGGAACGGCGGTGCGCCTTGGCAACATGCGCGGCCGTGTCGTGCGTCACTTCGTCGAAGGTGTGGCGATCGAATTCCTGTCGATCCAGTCCCGCGAGACGCTGCGCGAATTTCTTTGACAGCTTGAAAAATCACGATGCTTTGCGGCGGATCAATTTGAGGCCGACTGCTCCGAAAGCGCTTGCCAAGTCCGGGGCGCACCGGGTCGGGTCGTGTTGAAAGCGCGAGCCTCACGGCAAGCCATCTGCAAGCGGCGGCAAAATCCGGCTTTGGAAGGCCGGTGCGAAGTCCTGTCGCAAGTCGTTCCAACCATTGAATCATGCAGAGTTATGAGTGGACCAAGCTGCGACACAGGTCGGGCGGTAGCAGACCGCGCGAAATTGGGCAGGATCTTGCGTCGAGGAGTTTGCGGCCGTCATCCATCTTCCCATCGTCATGAAGATGATGGATAAGGTCCGCCTCGACCGCAGGTGCACCGATGCCAGCCCTCTACCCGGAAATCGAACCCTATGATCACGGCCTGCTCGATGCGGGCGACGGAAACCTGATCTATTGGGAAGCCTGCGGCAACCCGATGGGGCGGCCGGCGCTCGTCCTGCACGGCGGGCCGGGCTCAGGCTGTTCGACCGCGGCGCGCCGGCAGTTCGATCCGGACGCCTATCGGATCATCCTCTTCGACCAGCGCAATTGCGGCCGGAGCCTGCCGAGTGCCGCAGATCCAGAAGCCGATCTCTCCCTCAATACGACCTGGCATCTCGTGGCCGATATCGAAAAGCTGCGGCTCTTTCTCGGCATCGAGAGCTGGCTGCTTTTCGGTAATTCCTGGGGCTCGACGCTGGCGCTCGCCTATGCCGAAACTCAC
This DNA window, taken from Rhizobium etli CFN 42, encodes the following:
- a CDS encoding PAS domain-containing protein — translated: MLRNGTGWCEMRVQTTIEIFDYWNRIRGAADAPLKSQVEPSAVPHLLQSLFILETRHGGDIVFRLAGTRICDFFGRDLRGERFSSLWAHGQHADVERTAMGVMDHTLPALFNATGYSTVGHQVSFEIIMMPLRSADGACDRLLGAIAPKAAASWLEIVPLEFLALDRSRLLPEKSSKAAPAELRSINDVVAAKGIGFGQAMRRMVSQLLSAEAR
- a CDS encoding rhomboid family intramembrane serine protease, whose amino-acid sequence is MNEQTGEPHKAPEPSEVQPPARPPRVPIFNLPPALLFSLCLLIFIYAVQALVLPDDAVSWLLITFGFSPHRYVAPLSQQGLELFWTPVTYSLLHGSTQHIVFNAFWLMAFGAPVVRRIGRLRFLFFWILSAAASAALHTILNWGDVSLLIGASGVISGLMGAACRFAFPADRRPMAVAHLNARLSIIDALKNRTVIIFVLLWVVGNALIAVGIPLVGDSDQEIAWDAHIGGFVFGFFLFSLFDRAPRPPAEPRGTEKDLLQS
- a CDS encoding PilZ domain-containing protein, whose product is MHSFQPAQTQRPAPRPEQGVFQRVPINMQGRLMLANYEEFECMVIDMSPGDMYVTCSGRPRANERVVAYIDHLGRVEGYVQTLDSRGFTMSINATERKREKLAAQLTWLANKHELGLPEDRRHDRLTPRDTKTELTLEDGTRYTCRIMDLSLSGAAIDVEMRPSIGTAVRLGNMRGRVVRHFVEGVAIEFLSIQSRETLREFL